AATCATAGGGACCGATCCCTCCTTGCTTCGACTGCTACGCCGAACTTATGAAAAAAGAATTACTTGACCTCGATAACGGCGCCGACTTCTTCGATCTGCTTCTTGATCTCTTCAGCCTCGTCTTTGCCAATGCCTTCCTTGATCGTCGAAGGAATATCCTCGACCATCTTCTTGGCTTCGATCAGGCCCAGTCCGGTAATACTACGGACGACCTTGATGACCTGGATCTTCTGGCTTCCGAAATCCTTGAGGACTACATCGAACTCGGTCTGCTCTTCGGCTTCAGCGGCAGGATCGGCACCCGGCATCATTCCGCCCATCATCATGGGAGCGGCAGCCGAAACACCAAAATGATCCTCGAGGACCTTTACGAGTTCGGAGAGTTCGAGAACGGTCATTTTCTCGACCATCTCTACTATCTTCTGTACCGTTTTGGAACTGTCTTTCACGTCTTTTTTCTCTTTCTTCTCTTCTGTGGCTTCAGGAGCCTTCTCTTCTACTTTTTCTTCCACTTTTTCCTCTACCTTTTTTTCTGCCTTCTCTTTTGGTGCGGCC
The sequence above is drawn from the Candidatus Latescibacterota bacterium genome and encodes:
- the rplL gene encoding 50S ribosomal protein L7/L12; the encoded protein is MTAKKDDEKKSVEAVEEKTKKAAPKEKAEKKVEEKVEEKVEEKAPEATEEKKEKKDVKDSSKTVQKIVEMVEKMTVLELSELVKVLEDHFGVSAAAPMMMGGMMPGADPAAEAEEQTEFDVVLKDFGSQKIQVIKVVRSITGLGLIEAKKMVEDIPSTIKEGIGKDEAEEIKKQIEEVGAVIEVK